The genomic region aaaaaatgctgatattttcCTTCTACTTCTTAGCcttcttaatttttgttttaatgttggGGGCTGGAGGATCCATCCTTTTTGTCATTAGAaatcaaaaaatgtattttatgtgcTGCAGAGAACCGAGTGCTTCCGGAGAGAGAAGACGCAAATCATGAGGACACACTGCTGACTCTGCTTCTTAATAAGAAGCTCGCATGGCGGAGGCCAGAAAATATTGGTAAGCAAAGGGGATGGGAGATCTCAGCTTCCTGAATCTGTGTTTGCATGACTGCAAGGAACCTGTTCCCCAGTTTTCTCAGAAATACCAGCTGCTCAGAAAGTGGAAGCACCCAGTATGGTACCAACGCATGATTAATGTCAGATGTTCTCCATCATGGGGCTCCTGGACCTGCTTTTGCAATGTGATGTGAAGCTTCCCAGAAACATGCACCCTAGATCCTCAGACACTTGACACTGAGCTGGCAAAGGAGCACATGTGTGTACAAAATTAATAACAAGAAGAGACGCTGCCGAGTCCCTGTGCCCCTGCTATCCCTGAGATGTTTGTGTACTATGCCTGGAGCATGAGCCAGCCTTGGGAGTCACCTCTCCACCCACACCCCATACAGCCCCATGTGCTATTGAGCGAGAGCTCCGTGTCTTGCAGGCATGCTAAAATCAGCAGCATCTTGTGAGCACACCGAGAGCATCTAGATTTTGCAGAGAGCATATGGCTGAGATCCCCTGGGGTCGGGTGTAGGTTGGGACAAGGGTAGTGGGAGCTCCTGTCTTAGCTTAAACCCCTGCTACTGCTGGCAAAGGTTGAGACAACAACCTTTTCCCACACAGCAGAGGGGGCAAAGACGGGTCACATTGAGGcttttcctgcctgtgctctATGAACAGACACCAAATTCAAAGCCACCCGCATGTGGCTAAACTCAGACCTGCTGAAGAGAAACTTGGGCTTTCCATGACACTAGGCACCGCTATCACAAGTGCCATATGGATCACAGGGGTCAGCTATTCCCACGGCCGCTGCAGCCAGGGGAGGGTTTGGGCTGTATGCGGTCGTCTCGGAGCAGGAAGCTGCCTTCCCTGTGAAAACAGGCAAGAACAGAGCCCAGCAAAAATTTTGTTATGAAAATCCATTTGTCAAAATCACTCAgtgctcctccccagccccttgTTACTGCAGTGAGGCAGTGGTTAAACAATCCTGggacaaataaataaacacaaataaatcaAGTCCTTATACTAACAAAGGCATTCTTCTTGCAAAGGGGATGCATtcaagaaataacatttttatgatTGGTTTATGGATTATTGCACTTATTACTCCTAGAGGAAAGGCTGCATTTTACGCCAGACAATTGAATATAATGAATCTCTGAGCAGAGCACAGACAGAGGATTTACAGCAGGCAGTTTCTCAAGGCTTCATCCATAAATTAacttccttccccctgcctgAGATAATCTGTTCCAAATTTTGACCGCTGTTCATTTTCTATTCATAGCAATCATTGGCCAAGCTTATGGTTTGTGGAAAGTTGCGCCAAAATAGGCACTTGAATGTCTGAAAGAGGTAAAAGTGCGTAGAACAATAATCGCCATCATCAccatagaaaaataaaaaattgaactTTTGACTTGTAGATATGCAGACTTGGCTTTCTCTACCTTATGGATATGGAAAGACACACTTAGGAGGAATCTGCCTGAAGTCATTGCTGGCAGTGCCAGGAACAGAGCCCCCACCTCCTGACTCACAGCACATCCTCATCCCCAGACCATGTCTCAAACCAACCCCTGATGTAATGGACTtaagaactgctgctttttctgttggatGAATATCTGTCAGAAAATATTCAGGATTTTTCAACGGAATTGTTCCTTCTTGAAGGAGAAACTGAGAAAGCAGTCAGCTCTTTCTTGGCACCCTCCTGCTCAgtttcaaatgtttaaaaaaaagcccaagtcTGGTGATGTGTCTCTGTGCTGAAGTCTTATCTGAAATCAGGGGGAATTATGTCTTAAATCCCCTTGGAGATGCAGACCAACTCCTGCTTCCATGTTGGGAGCAGACAAAGGAGGCAGCTCCGTGACTGGTTTTTGGCTTTCTTGGGGGACCCAGCAGAGACATTCTTTAGCTCTTTCCTAGTTGTTCCTGCTTATTTTAGcacattttttcccaaactgGCACTTGAAACCAGCTGATTATTTTGTGTTCCCCTCCCAGAAGAATTGCTGTAGTCCAGTCACTCAGCTTTGACTGAGCTTATTTTGTTGTGATTTCCATTGTTTCATTtatcttattaaaaaattaactggCTTTGACATCGTTTTGAGTCTGGAATAAGGTACCTCAGTCCTCAAGAGGAATGAGATTTAAATCCCCCATCCCTTCCTGCAGCTTTCCCCGTTGCTAGCTCAGGCCCTTCCCAATGCAGCTGGAGGTTTTAGATCCCATTCGTAGGCACCTAACCCTCCGCTTGCCCTGGGTGGGATATCTCAGGGCAGTTCACTCATCCACCTGCACAGGTTTTTGACAGTCCAGTACAGTACTGCCCAACCTTGAGATCTCTAAGGCTGATCTGTGCAGCTGGTCCCCAGGTCCCCGTGCTCCCCTAGCATGTAGAGGTGTGGAATCCCTGCACTTGCTGCTGTGTTATTTTGCCTGTTGCTCCACTCTGCCAACTCCAACGTTCGCTGACTTAAAAAGCACTAAGTTATGCTGGGCTAAATCTGTGTCTTCTGACTTCTGCCTGTATGGTGATGTGGGGATAAACAAGTCTTAAAGGAAGCAATGGGAGTTCATATAAACGGCCAGtgacagaaaaggcagcattaGAGATTTGCTATTATCaggctaaaaattaaaaagcagcaaaaccagttcACCTGAGCTGGTATCACACAGTCTGTGACCTTGTTGGACCAATTCCCTTAAAGCCTGCTTAATGATAAGGAAGCCTTCCTCGTAATGGAGAATTAGGGTAAAGTCCCATAGAATTCAGCAGAGGAAGCCCACTTTTCTGTCACTGGTTCTGCTACCATAGATTTGGAGATCACTAATAAGAATTAAATGATAACTAGGTCTTTTCTTGTCAGCCCTCAAGGAGGTTAAatgtagaaaatgtttttgatttgAGCTGTGAGAAGCAATGCAGATACTAATGTTACTCTCTCCCTTCTTGCAGACTGGGAGCTGGCAAAGAAATTTGAAGAGCTTGAACAGGTGAGGAGCAAATGCACAGACACATATATGTGTGCTGTTGTGCGAACAGCTAAACAATTGTGCATACCGTCTTTGTGCCCTATTCTTCTATCTTTGCATCCCACTGCTCTTCATTCTGCTGCTATAATGTGAgcacaaagggaaaagcagaaccTGGGCTAAATAGCTGCATACActggaaaagataaaagaaagcaaGGCTAGAGGCCAGTGCGATAGAAACTGAGGCAGGTCCTGCTTCTGCCACTGGTGAAAGGCCAGTGAAGGCCAagccaggaaaaagaaaaatgctaaagGAAGTGTCCGtggaagaaaagggagggagaagaggaggtcATGCTGCCTTCCTAGGCATTGGACCAGCTGGCTGCATTAGATAATGGGCTGGAGTTAGAGGAATAGCCACTGCACACCTAATCCAGAATGATTTCTCTCTGGGCTCTTTACCAGTATGGAGGCTCTAGCCAGGGTcagagccctgctgtgctgagcagagcaCACACAGGTAGCAAGGGGAAACCCCATCCTACACCCCGTGCCCAGGAACAAGGAAAGCTGTGTAGCAACCTTGACATGGCTTCTTCTATGCCCCAAaccccacaggcagcagaagccctttttcctctttctcaggCCAGGTCCAGCTGTTTGTGGATCCTGGAGGTCCTGCTGGGTTCCACTTGGCACTTTTCAGATAGAAAAATCACCGTACAGCATGCCAGATTGGAGGCTGCCAGCTCCTACGCCAGCCCCTTGCTCCAGTTCTGAAAGACATAAGGCTCTGGCTTCCTGGAAGCAACAGTGCCAGAGCAGAAGTCTAGATGATGGCCATAGGCGTTCCCAGTCTATTAGAAAAGAACAGCTACAGATGGAGGGGAAATACCATGGACTTTCCACACTATAACCAAGGGAAGTTAGCAAGAACTGcgggaaagggaggggagggacaACCCAGAGCAATGGAGAAGCGAtgctctctgctgcaggggGTAGAgacctcctgccccagcaaCGACTTGGCTCTTTGTGTAATATCCTTCCTACACAGCCTCTTCTCCACAGGGGTTTGCAccctggggtggtggggaagcaGAGAGCTCTGGCAGCCCACGCTGCTGCCACCAAACAAGCAGCTTGATCGGGGAGGACGTGAGGAGGTGTAAGTGCTCTAAAGACAGATCCTTCTGGAATGGTCCTGCTCCAGGGAAGACCCTGTCCTCCCCAGCAATGTTGTCAGCCAGGCTGCCTGTACCTCCTGCCTCTGAGCTGCCCTGCACTTGCCAGCATGCTGTGGAGCTCCTCATGCTGGGGCATTGGTTTactgctgtgtttgtgtttaaaCAGCTGGAGAAGTTGAAGGATCAGCTCTCAACTGAGGAAGGCTCAGAGGTGGCCTATGCCTTGGAAAGTCTTTCagcatctcagcccagaaaacGCGGTAGGTTTTGGGTTAAAGCCCTGCAGCCATCCCATCCAGCTCTCATCTCCAGGGCTTTCTTTCTGCAACACAGTGACAGTAAACAAGTCCCAAAGAATCTGAAAAACAGGTTGGCAACTTTTCTAGCAGTCCTGGCCTGTTAATGGCTGGCTGGTTTAGCAGCTGGTGAGAAGGACTGCATACCCAACCCAGTCTGCTGCCGGAGCAGATACACTGGGTCTGCACACCCAGGACCTCACGGGAGGCAGTCAGCATTACACCCCTCTTTTCACAGGGGAACACAGGGGTTTATGAGCAATGAGTGCCTGTCCTGGAGGGAGTGAGTTCTGCATGAACACATCCCCACAGTGCACCCATCACTTTGCTCTGGGCACAAGGCTACTGTTGAACGCGTAATGAGGCATGTGGACTGCATGCATTCCCCTCTGCCAAGGTCACTGCCTCcctacagagaaaaaaggagcATTTGTTTGTACTGCTTAAAAGCAGCTAAAAAGGATGTGGAAATCAACCAAGAATGCAGGGAACTAAGATCTGGTAGGTCCCCAAGCTTTGTCCTGTCTGTATCCAGTGACTCAGGAGCATATTGCACCAGTGATCCTGCAAGGCTGCTCCTGACAAGCGCACGGACAACACCATTCACGCTGACTTCCAGTGGATTCCTCCATGAAGCAGTGGCAGCTGTAAACTAGAAGTCACTGATGACAGATCTGGCCTAAACACAAAAGAGCTGGTTCTGCCCTTACCCCACGGGCTCTGTGTACACACAAGCTGACAACCTGCCAGACAGCTGAGGGAAAATCCCTTTGTGCAAGGCTTGCTGAAGTGCTTAGGTGATCCATAGACAGGCTGCAATTTATAAGCAACCCTGGAGGCTGTCATTAGTTCGCCTGATCTAATTAATGCCCCCACCAATCTGGAAGGTTCAAATGCAGATAAAACTACTTCCCACTGCCAGGTTTGTATCAGATTCtgccagaaaataaagcagagaatCTTTACTTTCATCTAAAGCCCTTCCAGCCTGGGAGGAGCTCGTGTCTCAGCATAAGCACTGCTGATTCAGTAGAAGCTTTCTCCCAAGATCCTGCTTTCAAACACCAGGTAGAAATCTCTGCTCATACTTGACAATAGGAGACCCACACAGGATTCAAAGAACATGGCATGCTGGTGATACAGCTATTTTTTCCAACCCCAAAATATGCATCCTTCCCTAATCTAGTCTCCCTAGAAGTTCCCACAGAGATCAATTTTGTTTGGAGGACAGTTAAAGCAGAGTGatagagttttaaaaaaataattgtgaggtttaaaaaaaaaataaattgtaaggACCAGATCTGATGTCTCCAAGTCAGTATCCTGCTTTTCCAGGCAGCCACAGGTGAAAAACCCTGCATACACCTCTGAGGCAGCAAAACTGCTGGCCAGTagtcaagaaagaaaaagctgcttcCTGATACTGCCGAAGTagtgcaaaaggaaaagcaaaccctTATAAATCAAGCAACATGGAAACAACTTTGAGACCCCTTAATTACACAATAAGCAGCTAAAAGAAACACTTTCTAAAAGTGTTAGAAGAAGTAAAAGCTATTTACTGAGATTTGCCCAGAAACCACAATGCTGGCTTCACACCTCAACTCTCCCAAGACACAGAGCTTTTGAAACCCACTCCAGGGCTAGAGCAGGAAgctggaaaatggatttttggGTGCTAACATCCTTCtcttgtgtcccttcccagcctgcttTTGGAAATACTGCATCTGAAGGCTCACCAGGACTGGAGGATGAAGATGAGCCCTTCCCCAAACCGCCTGGCTGGGTATTAATGTGTTAAGAGTTTGTTCTGTTCTCTCATCGTGCTGCTAAGTTGGATGCCACCCTCCATGACCACACCACAGCCAAGTCTAACCGGGACTGTGACAGGAGCTGGTAGCCCACTACCACTCTCCACTGTTCCTTCCATGTTTCAGCTACTGTGACCTACTGGGAAGATGCTTCCCAACTGTCCTTGCTGCCCTGCGTGCACCGTTCAgcctgctgccactgctcacTCCTCACCTGCTCACCAGGTCCCCCAAGGCACCGCTCACTAACGCGCTTCCCCTGAGCCTTGGGCCTCTGCCCACCTCTGCAGACGTTGCTCATGGTGGTGTCTGGGTTTCCCGTCACCTTCTGCGAGCAGGTCTGTGATGACCCCACACTGCTGTTGGGACAGGAGGGCAGACGGGGTGTAACGTGGAGGGCTCGGGGCTGCCTCGGCTTGCTGAGCCAGAACTGCTCCTCAACATGTCCCATCAGCATACACAGTAGGTTTGGGGGAGGACAGGCACAGAAGCCTGGATCCTTTGGATATCATTCCAATAAAGGTTTTCTGTTGCACAGAAGCACgtgctcttttctttctcacctcCTGCAGAGGCCCAAGGGGCAGCACATTTCCCTTGCTGTAAGCTGTCGTTACTTGATGGTTCGTGTGAAgtttacaatggaaaaaaaagctccCGTTAAACACCTGGGTATAGCACCCTTCCTTTTGACCAGAACTGGGAATGAGAGTTGGGTCATCCTCATGGATATGTGTGGGCTGCTGTCCTCACAGGACTGGACCAGACCCACTGATTTCTACCTACTCACCCCAAAGAGATGTTTTGAGCAGAGGTTTTTGGCTCATCTGGCTGTCAGTGCAGGTGCTAGCTGGCTTTTTCTACTGCAGAATTATGTCTGCCACTGTCCAGAAGGAAGAGATCACAGTCCATCAGTGGTTCTACATACATTCATCTAAAATCATGTTATCCACCtttatttgcaaaaacaaaGGACTATGTTCCCAAAAGTGTAAGTTCAGAATAAATCCTGATGTTTGAGGTTTCCAGCAGTGTATATGAGCAGAATCTGGAAGCCGCTGTGAATGTGTGGACTGACTTTACTAGAATTAAACTGTCTCTCCAGCTCTATTGAACCATGCTACTTAACTGTAGTTGGATACTACATATTCTTCAAAACTTTACCTCTCCCAAAGCTGTAATTACCATGCCACATTCACCACCTTGGGCTTTAGCAAGAAGCACATGCTTACCTCAGCAGTACCTCATATGTACTTCATTAAGAGATCTATTCATTCTATTACAGACCAAAGCCAGCATCTGTGGAATAAAACCAGCTTGATTATATCAGTGAGGTCTAATGACATGCAAAATACAGTTTGCTGTTAACATTTaatctttcttatttctttggTAGTGATTCAGAAtacatttcccattttctgtcgCTTTTGTGTAAGTGAAAAGGTACGTGGGAGAGTACTTTCACATACCCTCCCAACAGCACCAAATCCAGGAAAAAATTACAGCCTATTGCCAGGAGAAGGGTCTCTCTTTCTTGAAGAGTTTGGTGCTCCAGCCAAAAGGGAGGTATATTACAAGAGCTGCAACGAGTGCCTCAAGCTGGTGTTCAGCTCAGATGCTTTCAGCTCGCAGGAACTCCCAGTGCAATGAAAGGCCAGAGCAGCAGGCTCCATCTGCTACTTGCTAGTTGTAGCGTGCCTTCTGACCTGGTGTGACAGCTCATCAGCAAGTCAGGAAAAGGAATGTGTCCGTGGCTATTGAACAGCTTGCTGTGATCCTAGACACAGGAATTCCCTGGAATGCAATGCACCATGCTGCTTAGCACGCTTTTGCCCACATGGTGTGCTACATCCTATCAGCACAGTTAATTATGGTACCCAAATTAACCCACAGTTTCCTCACAGGCACTATATGCTGCTGAGttagctgcttctgctggagtAATGAGTAAGTGCTGAATGCAATTCATCTACTAATTTGAAGCAAAGACAGTGATGCTTTCCTTGGGTTTACCCTCCACATGTCACTGTAAGGATCCTGTCCTTTCTCCTAAACATGCAGAACACAAATTCTTCTCTACCTCAGGTGTCACCTCCACATCATGGCTGCTCACATCTCACCTATGGTTGGGCAGTCACTCTTGCTAAAGCTAATAACCCACAGGCAATAATTAAAGGGCTTTCCCTCAGACATTCTAGCAGACCACGTTGATTTATTAGCAGAAAAACCTCACAGGCATGTGAATGGATTTACAAACAGGCAGCACAGGACAAATCTAGCGTGCAATGGATGCTGCAGTATATCCTCATTTCATATTTGTTGACCTCCATGCCACGCACAATAACTGAAGTTATCCAATATCATCTATGAAAAAGTTGTTCAGCTTTTCAGGCATCATCGTATTTTAAACAGCACCTGCCAATTTATGGactttaaaaagtgctttttgaGCCACCAAAAGTCTCAGTATGCTCTGTGGTGGATGgggcagaggaacagaaaggcTGTTGCTTTCTCCCAAGCAATCTGTGCAGTGAGGTGGAAGCCAAGAGTGGGACTAAAGCTTCCAGCTCCCAGTCCCAAGCAACACCACCACAGACATCCCtgtcctgctttgctttcacattACCCTTCAGATGCAATGCATTTCTGCACACAATTTACAGGCTTTAAAACCCCTTTTTATTGGGAAGCCCAGGCTAATACCTGCCAACTGTTAAATACTTTTATGATCAGAAGTAtctttgcaaagctgctgcattAGCATTGGATTCCTCTGATCTCAGTCTACTAAAACATGTCACACAATGTCTCTGTCCATGCTGCTTTTGACAGCCAGGTGTATGAGTGGTCAGGCCATCGTTTCCATAATCTGCCCATGGCCCATACATACGGCTACCTTGCAAGCAGATTATCTGCAGACTGTCTGGATGAGCTCAGTGCAAGAAGGTAACTGTTTACCAAACCGCAGGGCAGGCTATGGGTAGGTGGTGGCGTTGCACTGCAGAGGACAGGGTCTGGGCTTCTCTGGGTCTGCATTTGCAGACTTGCTTCTAGCATGAACAGAAAATCTCACCTTGAGTCAGCCAGTCTACATACACTCACTCAATCCAGCTCCCAGAACCTTCACCTGTAagcttgaaagcagaaaataaatagtgGGACCAGGGGAAAAGCAaggaacaaaaaacccaaaatgacCACATATGGACTTACAgcccttctttctttctatgGCCTTCAAGGGCTTGGTCTGGAAAGCATCTGTGGTACTTCACCTCACACACAAGTACTGACAAGTCACTCAGCAAAGGAGGAATGATCACCTAACTCAGCTAGAGGGGCTCTGCGTGATGTGAAAGGTGGGGGCACCTCTTGATGCAATTCACTGGTTTGTGtagctgctgtcagcagcattAGCCTATATTGGAGATGTcaagaaaagcagtttcttgCAAACATTCTGTGGCTGGGGCAGTCCTGGTCTCAGGATAGGGCTGtaagcaagaaggaaaataggAACGGTCCCTACTGTGGCTGAGTACTGCCCCCTCTCAGACATGAAATGGATGCTACCTGCCCTTCTGAGCAGGAGCCTCATCTCCCACCACAGCAACTGCCCCAAAGCCCCAATCCTCACAACAACTTTATCTTCAAAGACTCATTGACTTCCCAACTCCTTCCCTGTAGCTGACTCAGAAGCTGACTCTGTTCTTCCCCATTTTGCTAGCTGAGGGCCGGGTGCTTTGTGCCTCATACAAGATTAGGAAATTAACACTTAATTCCTACCTCCCTGCCTACCACAGGGGGTTTAGCaagagtaacttttttttcttagtcttgCATAATCCCTTTGTCAATGGATCTTCTTTTGCAATGCCGATGATTTATACCCAAGAATAGCAATCCAAGGAATCTAGCTGACCGACACAGACCAAAGTCCATGAAGAAGCATATGTGGTTTAGAAAATATCAGCCAGGAATCTGAGCACTGAGATGTCAGCAAACAGCTCTTTTCAGTTATATTTTATAATCTGGAAATAAGTGAAAAGCATGAAACAGGATTTAAGATAACCTGTTTTACTCTGAAATGAAGTGGAGAGGACATGTTTACATTTTACCAGAGTGAGAAATACTTGAACTTTTAGAGTTGGATGTCCAATTATGCCCCATGCACACATCAAGAGGCTAAAATAAGGCATACAGTGCAGGCGGCCTAGGAAGCAGATGACTTCATATTTGGATACTATGCTATGTTGTGCTTAGGGAGGAATGAAATGTATTCATCAGCTTAAAGGAGGAAACTAGAAGTCTCACCACATTTCAGGATCTGCTGTATGATGAAAACATGTCTAAATATGGTGCAGAGATAACGACTACTAAAAACATTAGGACAAATATTAAGGTATTGTCATCGTTCTTACCCAGACTAACTCCTAGTGAAGTCAGTAGACATCTTCTCCCGAACAGCACTTCAAATAAATTCTAGGTTTGTCCCATAACTCTTAAATCCTCCCTTCATCTACCAAACAAGCACCCTCTTGAAAGAAACGTGCAAAGCTGTCTGCTTTTCATGGTCTGCTGTTGGCATCTctggaagttttattttcaatcCAAAAAATATCTAACAGCCCTTGCTAAGATAATGAACTTCTGCaagtttaagaaataaatgccATGCAATTAAACTATATgcatattttctgttccttcctaTCAGTGACACCACGCACAACTGTGAGAGCATTCTGGCCTGATGAATTGaatttgttattatttgtaAATGCAACATTTGTTAAATGCAAGGTGAAACAGGTTTTGCAGGAGGTCAGTTCCTTGAGTGTTGTATCATTAGTCAATGGCAAGACATGATGTGATGCTTCTTCCATATTTCTGTCGTGTTTCCAGTGCAGCATCAATCCTTCAGAACAGAAGCACCTGTaggcagaaaagcagtaaaCATTACATTTTCCCATGTCAGAAATGCAAGGCTTAGACAAACACACTGTAAGGTGGTCTACAGGAGATGAAAATATTCGGAATACTTGTTTTCTTGTAGGGGGGGTACTAAGGTGTAATTTAGGGTATTCAAGCTAAATTGACAGTTTAGTTATAAGAAGCCATCATTCCCCAAGTGACTCGTTCCAAAAGCCTACTAGCCTGCCTTGAACACCTCCGTGTAACTGAGAGCAGATGGGGTTCCCTGAGCCTGCCCACACCTGGAGTACTTTGGCTTACTTGAGGGAACTGCTAACCCTTGGTGTTGCTGAGACGGCTCACTCCAATCCGGTCAAGAGGAACTCCAAACCGTCTCTTAGGCAGCTCAACCACTTTCctgcacaaggaaaaaaagcaaaggagaagggaaagaattGTAGAAAGACGTCATAGgaataacaaaaatgttactACATCTTTGATTCCTCCATTCATCCCACTAAGTTATTGTTCAGACAGGCCAGCTGTGCAGGAGCCACCAAAGATGTGTTTAAAGACAAGTGAAGCATCTTGTATGAAAGAATAAGCAGGAGTTGCACCTGTTTTACAGACTGGCTGACATTTATCCACTATTCCTGGTTTTATTTGGCAGCAAACAAATAACTTCACAGGTTAACTGCTATtcataaaaaaaaggaaatacactgCATGCATAAAAGGGAATTGTTTCATGCATACTTCAGATAAACCATTAGCCTGGATCTTTGAAATCTCCAAGGGCCCAGTGGGGCTAAGATAAGCGAGGAGGTAGAAAGTATTGCACAGTAACAGGGGACAAGCCAGAGGACCTCTAAGCAGGAATTTCCTATGGAGTCTCCTGCACTGTGTGCTGTTCTCAAAACTGTAGAGTAGCAATCCTTTGATGAGATTGAAAACgggagtggtttgggtttggttttttcccccatgtgGTCCATTTCCTGATGATTTGATGAATGAGGGCATGAGGAAAGTGTGAAAAGTTGTATGCAGGAATATCTTATTACaacttttaa from Falco rusticolus isolate bFalRus1 chromosome 13, bFalRus1.pri, whole genome shotgun sequence harbors:
- the UTS2B gene encoding urotensin-2B, with protein sequence MLLGGGNTEKMGSVPLFLGMLTILTITVYVPSTHGEPFLLQENRVLPEREDANHEDTLLTLLLNKKLAWRRPENIDWELAKKFEELEQLEKLKDQLSTEEGSEVAYALESLSASQPRKRACFWKYCI